GGAAAAAGAAAAAGGGTAGCCGAGGCTACCCTTTTACTCAATCGCTACAGAAGTGATCAGCCAGGGGCCGATTACTTGCCTCTGCGCATTTGCTGGACGGTACGCAGCTGGGCTGCGGCCTCGGCCAGACGTGCGGCGGCGGCGCCGTAGTCGAAGTCCGCGCCTTTCAGATTCAGGGCGTTCTCGGCAGCCTTGAGGGCTTCCTGAGCCTGAGCTTCATCCAGGTCTGCAGCACGTTGCACGGTATCGGCAAGCACCTTGACCATGTTCGGCTGAACCTCGAGGAAACCACCAGAGATGTAGAACACCTCCTGGGCGCCACCCTGCTTGGTCAGCGTGATCGGACCAGGCTTCAGATTGGTGATCAGCGGCGCGTGGCCTGGAGCGATACCAAGATCACCCAGGTTACCGTGCGCAACCACCATCTCGACCAGGCCGGAGAAGATCTCTCCTTCCGCGCTGACGATATCGCAATGGACTGTCATAGCCATCTGCTTGCCTCAACCTGATAGCGCCCCTTGCGGGGCGCAGGAATTACAGTTTCTTGGCTTTCTCGATCGCTTCGTCGATGCTGCCGACCATGTAGAACGCTTGTTCTGGCAGGTGGTCGTAGTCACCTTTGAGGATGCCGCTGAAGCCAGCGATGGTGTCTTTCAGGGACACGTACTTGCCTGGCGAGCCGGTGAAGACTTCGGCCACGAAGAACGGCTGCGACAGGAAGCGCTGGATCTTACGAGCACGGGCTACCAGTTGCTTGTCGCTTTCGGACAGTTCGTCCATACCCAGAATCGCGATGATGTCCTTCAGCTCTTTATAGCGCTGCAGAACATACTGAACGCCACGAGCGGTGTCGTAGTGTTCGTTGCCGATCACGTTCGGGTCCAGCTGACGGGAAGTCGAGTCCAGTGGGTCGACCGCTGGGTAGATACCCAGGGAGGCGATGTCACGGGACAGAACGACGGTGGCGTCCAAGTGGGCGAAGGTGGTCGCTGGCGACGGGTCGGTCAAGTCGTCCGCAGGTACGTATACGGCCTGAACGGAGGTAATCGAACCTTCCTTGGTGGAGGTGATGCGCTCTTGCAGAACGCCCATCTCTTCAGCCAGGGTCGGCTGGTAACCTACTGCCGAAGGCATACGGCCCAGCAGTGCGGATACTTCGGTACCGGCCAGGGTGTAACGATAGATGTTGTCGACGAACAGCAGAACGTCGTTACCTTCGTCACGGAACTTCTCGGCCATGGTCAGGCCGGTCAGCGCTACGCGCAGACGGTTTCCTGGTGGCTCGTTCATCTGACCGTAGACCAGCGCTACCTTGTCGAGAACGTTGGAGTCCTTCATCTCGTGGTAGAAGTCGTTACCCTCACGAGTACGCTCACCCACACCAGCGAACACGGAGTAACCGCTGTGTTCCATGGCGATGTTACGGATCAGTTCCATCATGTTTACGGTCTTGCCAACACCGGCACCACCGAACAGACCAACCTTACCACCCTTGGCGAACGGGCAAACCAGGTCGATAACCTTGATGCCGGTTTCCAGCAGGTCGTTGCCGCCTGCCTGGTCAGCGAACGAAGGCGCTGGCTGGTGGATACCGCGACGCTCTTCTTCGCCGATCGGGCCGGCTTCGTCGATTGGGTTGCCGAGAACGTCCATGATACGGCCCAGAGTGGCCTTACCAACAGGAACGGAAATGGCAGCGCCGGTGTCGACGACATCCAGACCGCGCTTGAGGCCTTCGGTGGAGCCCATCGCAATGGTACGAACCACGCCGTCGCCCAGCTGCTGCTGAACTTCGAGGGTGGTTTCCGCGCCTTGTACTTTCAGCGCGTTGTAAACACTCGGCACGACGTCACGTGGGAATTCCACGTCGATGACGGCGCCGATGATTTGAACGATACGTCCGCTACTCATAGCTGGATCCTCTGAATATGTGAACCGTTAAACCGCGGCAGCGCCGCCGACGATTTCCGAGATCTCCTGGGTGATCGCAGCCTGACGCGCCTTGTTGTAGATCAGCTGAAGCTCTTTGATCAAATCACCGGCGTTGTCTGTGGCGTTTTTCATGGCGATCATCCGGGCCGCTTGTTCAGCAGCGTTGTTCTCGACCACCGCCTGGTAAACCTGCGACTCCACGTAACGCACCATCAAGCCGTCCAGCAGCTCTTTTGCGTCGGGTTCGTACAGGTAATCCCAGTGATGCTTGAGATCCTGATCCGGGGTTGCCACCAACGGTACCAACTGCTCGACCGTCGGAGTTTGGGTCATGGTATTGACGAACTTGTTCGAAACCACCGAGAGGCGATCGATACGGCCGTCGAGGTAGGCGTCCAGCATCACTTTGACGGAGCCGATCAGATCGTTGATCGATGGCTCTTCGCCGAGGTGGCTGATCGCGGCTACGACGTTGCCGCCAAAGATGCGGAAGAAAGTCGCACCCTTGCTGCCGATCACGCACAGGTCGATTTCCACGCCCTGTTCGCGGTTTACGTTCATGTCCTTGACCAGGGCCTTGAACAGGTTGGTGTTCAAGCCACCGCACAGACCACGGTCACTGCTCACCACGATATAACCGACGCGCTTTACAGGGCGCTCGATCATGAACGGGTGGCGGTATTCCGGGTTGGCGTTGGCCAGATGACCGATCACCTGGCGGATACGCTCCGCGTAAGGACGGCTAGCAGCCATGCGCATTTGTGCCTTGCGCATCTTGCTGACCGCCACTTTCTCCATGGCGCTGGTAATTTTTTGCGTGCTTTTGATGCTCGCAATCTTACTGCGAATCTCTTTTGCGCCTGCCATGTATCACCTATCAGGTTAGCAAGCGGGGGCCTGAGCCCCCGCTGCGGCTTACCAGGTCTGGGTGGCCTTGAACTTCTCGATACCGGCTTTCAGGCCTGCGTCGATTTCGTCGTTGAAGTCACCCTTCACGTTGATCTTCGCCATCAGTTCGGCGTGATCACGGTTGAAGAAGGCGATCAGTGCTTGCTCGAAGCTGCCGATCTTGGAGACTTCTACGTCAGTCAGGAAACCACGCTCAGCGGCGTACAGCGACAGGGCCATGTCCGCGATGGACATCGGCGCGTACTGCTTCTGCTTCATCAGCTCGGTTACGCGCTGACCATGCTCCAGCTGCTTGCGGGTCGCTTCGTCCAGATCGGAAGCGAACTGGGCGAATGCAGCCAGTTCACGGTACTGAGCCAGAGCGGTACGAATACCACCGGACAGCTTCTTGATGATCTTGGTCTGAGCGGCACCACCTACGCGGGATACCGAAACACCGGCGTTCACTGCAGGGCGGATGCCCGAGTTGAACATGGCCGATTCCAGGAAGATCTGACCGTCGGTGATGGAAATCACGTTGGTCGGAACGAACGCGGAAACGTCGCCAGCCTGGGTTTCGATGATCGGCAGGGCGGTCAGGGAACCGGTCTTGCCAGTGACTGCGCCATTGGTGAACTTCTCGACGTACTCTTCCGAAACGCGCGATGCACGCTCCAGCAGACGGGAGTGGAGATAGAACACGTCACCTGGGTAAGCTTCACGTCCTGGTGGACGGCGCAGCAGCAGGGAGATCTGACGGTAGGCAACGGCCTGCTTGGACAGGTCATCGTAAACGATCAGGGCGTCTTCACCGCGGTCACGGAAGAACTCGCCCATGGTGCAGCCGGCGTAAGGAGCCAGGAACTGCAGCGCGGCGGATTCCGAAGCGCTGGCAACGACCACGATGGTGTTGGCCAGGGCGCCGTTTTCTTCCAGCTTGCGAACGATGTTGGCAACGGTGGAGCGCTTCTGGCCGACAGCAACATACACACAGAAAATACCGGAGTCTTTCTGGTTGATGATGGCGTCGATGGCCATGGCGGTCTTGCCGATCTGACGGTCACCGATGATCAGCTCGCGCTGGCCACGGCCGACAGGGATCATGGCGTCGACCGACTTGTAGCCAGTCTGTACAGGCTGGTCTACCGACTTACGCCAGATCACGCCTGGAGCTACTTTCTCGACCGCGTCGGTCTGGGTGTTGCCCAGAGGACCTTTGCCGTCGATCGGGTTGCCCAGTGCGTCGACGACGCGACCCAGCAGTTCCTTACCAACCGGAACTTCCAGGATGCGGCCGGTGCACTTGGCGCTCATGCCTTCGGCGAGGGTGTCATAGGCACCCAGGATCACTGCACCTACGGAGTCTTGCTCCAGGTTCAGGGCCATGCCGTAGACGCCGCCAGGGAACTCGATCATTTCGCCGTACATGACGTCGGCCAGACCGTGGATCCGCACGATACCGTCGGATACCGAAACAACGGTACCTTCGTTACGGGCTTGGGAGCTCACATCGAGGTTGTCGATGCGGCCCTTGATGATTTCACTAATTTCGGAAGGATTGAGTTGCTGCATTGCTCTGCTGCCCCTTCAAACTCAAGATTTCAATGCTTCGGCCAGTTTCGCGATCTTGCCGCGAACAGAGCCATCGATTACCAGGTCACCAGCGCGGATGACGACGCCGCCAATCAGGCTGGCATCCTCCGACGCGTGCAGGCGCACTTCCTGGCCTAACCGTGCACTGAGAACCTTGGCGAGTTTGTCTTGCTGTTCTTGGTTCAACGCGAAGGCACTGGTGACTTCCACGTCCACGGATTTCTCTTGCTCGGCCTTGTACAGGTCGAACAGGGCGGCAATCTCCGGCAGAAGCAGGAGACGGTCGTTTTCCGCGGCAACATGAATGAAATTCTGTGCCTGTGCATTGAACTTGTCACCGCACACGTCAATGAACGTGGCGGCCTTTTCTGCGCTCGTCAGTCGCGGGGCCTTGAGCAGGCGCTGCATGGTGTCGTCTTGCGACACCGCAGCAGCCAGGCCGAGCATGGCTGACCAATTGGCCAGTTGCTGATGGGCCTGGGCATGCTCAAAGGCAGCCTTAGCGTAAGGTCGGGCCAACGTGGTCAGTTCTGCCATGATCGCCCTCGCTTAAATTTCAGCGGCCAGTTTGTTAACCAGCTCCGCATGCGCGTTTTGATCGATTGTGGCGCCAAGGATCTTTTCAGCACCGCCAACGGCCAGGGCACCCACTTGGGCACGCAGGGCGTCTTTAGCGCTGTTCAGTTCCTGTTCGATCTCGGCCAGAGCCTGAGCCTTCACACGGTCAGCTTCGACGCGGGCCTGATCACGGGCTTCCTCGACAAGCTGAGCAGCGCGTTTCTTGCTTTGCTCAATGATTTCGGCTGCTTGTGCTTTAGCTTCACGCAGTTGCTGACCCACTTTCTCTTGGGCCAGCTCCAGGTCGCGAGCTGCGCGGTTGGCAGCGTCCAAGCCGTCGGCAATCTTCTTTTGACGCTCGTGCAGAGCAGTGATGACCGGAGGCCATACGTACTTCATGCAGAAGAGTACAAAAATCAGAAAAGCAACGGATTGGCCAATCAGGGTTGCATTAATGTTCACGCCAACACCTCGCTCGGTCTTAATTCATACAGCCATCAACTCGTGGATACGAGTGATTAGCCGGCGATCTGACCAACGAACGGATTCGCGAAGGTGAAGAACAGAGCGATACCAACACCGATCATGGTTACGGCGTCGAGCAGACCGGCAACGATGAACATTTTGACCTGCAGCATCGGAACCATTTCAGGCTGACGAGCAGCGCCTTCCAGGAACTTGCCGCCCAGCAGGCCGAAACCAATGGCGGTACCCAGAGCACCCAGGCCGATC
The Pseudomonas sp. KU43P genome window above contains:
- a CDS encoding F0F1 ATP synthase subunit epsilon, coding for MAMTVHCDIVSAEGEIFSGLVEMVVAHGNLGDLGIAPGHAPLITNLKPGPITLTKQGGAQEVFYISGGFLEVQPNMVKVLADTVQRAADLDEAQAQEALKAAENALNLKGADFDYGAAAARLAEAAAQLRTVQQMRRGK
- the atpA gene encoding F0F1 ATP synthase subunit alpha, producing the protein MQQLNPSEISEIIKGRIDNLDVSSQARNEGTVVSVSDGIVRIHGLADVMYGEMIEFPGGVYGMALNLEQDSVGAVILGAYDTLAEGMSAKCTGRILEVPVGKELLGRVVDALGNPIDGKGPLGNTQTDAVEKVAPGVIWRKSVDQPVQTGYKSVDAMIPVGRGQRELIIGDRQIGKTAMAIDAIINQKDSGIFCVYVAVGQKRSTVANIVRKLEENGALANTIVVVASASESAALQFLAPYAGCTMGEFFRDRGEDALIVYDDLSKQAVAYRQISLLLRRPPGREAYPGDVFYLHSRLLERASRVSEEYVEKFTNGAVTGKTGSLTALPIIETQAGDVSAFVPTNVISITDGQIFLESAMFNSGIRPAVNAGVSVSRVGGAAQTKIIKKLSGGIRTALAQYRELAAFAQFASDLDEATRKQLEHGQRVTELMKQKQYAPMSIADMALSLYAAERGFLTDVEVSKIGSFEQALIAFFNRDHAELMAKINVKGDFNDEIDAGLKAGIEKFKATQTW
- a CDS encoding F0F1 ATP synthase subunit delta, giving the protein MAELTTLARPYAKAAFEHAQAHQQLANWSAMLGLAAAVSQDDTMQRLLKAPRLTSAEKAATFIDVCGDKFNAQAQNFIHVAAENDRLLLLPEIAALFDLYKAEQEKSVDVEVTSAFALNQEQQDKLAKVLSARLGQEVRLHASEDASLIGGVVIRAGDLVIDGSVRGKIAKLAEALKS
- a CDS encoding F0F1 ATP synthase subunit B codes for the protein MNINATLIGQSVAFLIFVLFCMKYVWPPVITALHERQKKIADGLDAANRAARDLELAQEKVGQQLREAKAQAAEIIEQSKKRAAQLVEEARDQARVEADRVKAQALAEIEQELNSAKDALRAQVGALAVGGAEKILGATIDQNAHAELVNKLAAEI
- the atpG gene encoding F0F1 ATP synthase subunit gamma, translated to MAGAKEIRSKIASIKSTQKITSAMEKVAVSKMRKAQMRMAASRPYAERIRQVIGHLANANPEYRHPFMIERPVKRVGYIVVSSDRGLCGGLNTNLFKALVKDMNVNREQGVEIDLCVIGSKGATFFRIFGGNVVAAISHLGEEPSINDLIGSVKVMLDAYLDGRIDRLSVVSNKFVNTMTQTPTVEQLVPLVATPDQDLKHHWDYLYEPDAKELLDGLMVRYVESQVYQAVVENNAAEQAARMIAMKNATDNAGDLIKELQLIYNKARQAAITQEISEIVGGAAAV
- the atpD gene encoding F0F1 ATP synthase subunit beta, encoding MSSGRIVQIIGAVIDVEFPRDVVPSVYNALKVQGAETTLEVQQQLGDGVVRTIAMGSTEGLKRGLDVVDTGAAISVPVGKATLGRIMDVLGNPIDEAGPIGEEERRGIHQPAPSFADQAGGNDLLETGIKVIDLVCPFAKGGKVGLFGGAGVGKTVNMMELIRNIAMEHSGYSVFAGVGERTREGNDFYHEMKDSNVLDKVALVYGQMNEPPGNRLRVALTGLTMAEKFRDEGNDVLLFVDNIYRYTLAGTEVSALLGRMPSAVGYQPTLAEEMGVLQERITSTKEGSITSVQAVYVPADDLTDPSPATTFAHLDATVVLSRDIASLGIYPAVDPLDSTSRQLDPNVIGNEHYDTARGVQYVLQRYKELKDIIAILGMDELSESDKQLVARARKIQRFLSQPFFVAEVFTGSPGKYVSLKDTIAGFSGILKGDYDHLPEQAFYMVGSIDEAIEKAKKL
- the atpE gene encoding F0F1 ATP synthase subunit C, with product METVVGLTAIAVALLIGLGALGTAIGFGLLGGKFLEGAARQPEMVPMLQVKMFIVAGLLDAVTMIGVGIALFFTFANPFVGQIAG